A genome region from Deltaproteobacteria bacterium HGW-Deltaproteobacteria-2 includes the following:
- the leuC gene encoding 3-isopropylmalate dehydratase large subunit, which yields MGNTITEKILMAHTNLKKISAGQLINAKVDIALGNDVTAPIAINEFKKSGGKKVFNKNKIALVLDHFTPNKDINSAQQCKAVREFALKQKITHFYEGGNVGIEHALLPEQGIVGPGDLVVGADSHTCTYGALGAFATGVGSTDLAAAMLTGELWFKVPQSIKFVIYGKLQKWVSGKDLILHIIGRIGVDGALYKAMEFTGETIGKLPMADRFSMANMAIEAGAKNGIFAPDKITSGYVKKRTKRDYKFYYSDNDAVYSDTIEINAAKIEPQVAFPHLPSNVKGISKAGRVKIDQSLIGSCTNGRIEDLRIAAKILKNRRASSNVRLIVVPATPEIYRQAIKEGLIETFMKANAIISPPSCGACLGGHLGILAEGERAVATTNRNFVGRMGHTKSEVYLASPAVAAASAVLGRIASPEEL from the coding sequence GTGGGCAACACTATTACTGAAAAAATATTAATGGCTCATACAAATCTGAAAAAAATATCAGCTGGCCAGTTGATTAATGCCAAAGTGGACATTGCTTTGGGCAACGATGTTACCGCTCCGATAGCAATAAATGAGTTTAAAAAATCGGGTGGCAAAAAAGTATTTAATAAAAACAAAATAGCTTTAGTGCTGGATCACTTCACACCGAACAAAGACATTAATTCCGCCCAGCAGTGCAAGGCGGTACGTGAATTTGCCCTCAAACAGAAGATAACTCATTTCTACGAAGGCGGAAATGTCGGAATTGAACACGCTTTATTGCCGGAACAGGGTATCGTTGGGCCGGGAGATTTGGTTGTCGGCGCGGACAGCCATACCTGCACCTATGGCGCTCTTGGAGCTTTTGCCACCGGAGTTGGCAGCACCGATCTGGCGGCGGCAATGCTTACCGGCGAATTGTGGTTTAAAGTGCCACAATCTATCAAATTCGTCATTTACGGAAAACTGCAAAAATGGGTCTCCGGCAAGGATTTGATTTTGCATATCATAGGTAGAATCGGCGTTGACGGAGCTTTGTATAAAGCAATGGAATTTACCGGGGAAACTATCGGCAAATTGCCGATGGCCGACAGATTTTCCATGGCTAACATGGCTATTGAAGCCGGCGCGAAAAACGGAATTTTTGCTCCCGATAAAATCACCTCGGGATATGTAAAGAAAAGAACAAAGCGTGATTATAAATTTTATTATTCCGATAACGATGCGGTTTATTCCGATACAATTGAAATAAACGCGGCAAAAATTGAGCCGCAGGTGGCTTTCCCTCATTTGCCTTCCAACGTAAAAGGGATAAGCAAAGCAGGCAGGGTGAAAATTGACCAATCGCTCATCGGCTCCTGCACCAACGGAAGGATAGAAGATTTGAGAATTGCCGCTAAGATTTTGAAAAACAGAAGAGCGTCATCGAACGTAAGATTGATTGTCGTTCCGGCAACTCCGGAAATTTACAGGCAGGCAATCAAGGAAGGTTTGATTGAAACCTTCATGAAAGCCAATGCCATAATCAGCCCTCCTTCCTGCGGAGCCTGTCTTGGTGGTCATCTGGGAATTTTGGCAGAAGGAGAGCGAGCTGTCGCTACTACAAACCGTAATTTTGTCGGCCGTATGGGTCATACAAAAAGCGAAGTTTATCTGGCCAGTCCCGCGGTCGCGGCGGCATCTGCCGTTTTAGGGAGAATTGCCTCCCCTGAAGAATTATAA
- the leuD gene encoding 3-isopropylmalate dehydratase small subunit (catalyzes the isomerization between 2-isopropylmalate and 3-isopropylmalate in leucine biosynthesis) — MIFKGRVWKFGDNIDTDAIIPARYLTTSDPKELAAHCMEDADPNFVTKMKTGDIILGGENFGCGSSREHAPISIKEAGISCVVAKSFARIFYRNSFNMGLPIFESSELVEAINEGEEIIVDSARGTITVTSSNKIFSINSIPPFMEELIADGGLMKHIVKKRAQNEKR, encoded by the coding sequence ATGATATTCAAAGGAAGAGTTTGGAAATTCGGAGATAATATCGATACAGATGCTATTATTCCGGCACGTTATTTAACGACATCGGATCCTAAAGAACTTGCGGCTCACTGTATGGAAGATGCCGATCCCAATTTTGTCACCAAGATGAAAACAGGCGATATTATTCTGGGCGGAGAAAATTTTGGCTGCGGCTCTTCACGCGAACACGCGCCTATTTCGATAAAAGAGGCCGGCATTTCCTGCGTTGTCGCTAAAAGTTTCGCCCGCATTTTTTACCGCAACTCCTTTAATATGGGACTACCCATTTTCGAATCAAGTGAACTTGTGGAAGCGATTAACGAAGGAGAAGAAATAATTGTGGACAGTGCCAGAGGGACAATAACAGTCACAAGTTCAAACAAAATTTTTTCGATCAATTCCATTCCGCCTTTTATGGAAGAACTCATTGCCGATGGCGGCTTGATGAAACATATCGTCAAGAAAAGAGCCCAAAATGAAAAGAGATAA